The following are from one region of the Stigmatella ashevillena genome:
- a CDS encoding threonine ammonia-lyase, translating to MVTLQDILAARERIRGAIRPTPCPASDYFTERTGCSAIWFKMENLQRTGAFKERGALNKLLTLTLEEKARGVVAASAGNHAQGLAYHARRLGVKATIVMPERTPLIKVSRTRDDYEARVILKGANFDEAYAEALRVQEQENLVFVHPFNDPHVIAGQGTIGLELLEQIPFVDMVLVPIGGGGLISGIACALKETNPRIQVIGVQAAAVASMKSSLEVGQVTELPAGATIAEGISVRKPGDLTFPMVRKYVDEIVTVDEEEIANAILLLLEQEKSVVEGAGAVGLAALLNGHVPRAVGRNVVVLLCGGNIDMNVISRIIERGLVKAGRLVRLEVSMPDRPGMLARLTAQIAEQRANVVEIHHNRAFSKTSLGEAMVGLTLETTGRPHIQELIAALARQGWQVTEEA from the coding sequence ATGGTGACCCTCCAGGACATCCTCGCCGCACGGGAACGCATCCGCGGTGCGATCCGGCCCACGCCCTGCCCCGCCTCGGACTACTTCACGGAGCGCACCGGGTGTTCGGCCATCTGGTTCAAGATGGAGAACCTGCAGCGCACCGGGGCCTTCAAGGAGCGGGGGGCGCTCAACAAGCTGCTCACCCTCACGCTCGAGGAGAAAGCACGCGGTGTCGTCGCGGCCTCCGCGGGAAACCATGCCCAGGGGTTGGCCTACCACGCGCGCCGGCTGGGCGTGAAAGCCACCATCGTCATGCCGGAGCGCACCCCCCTCATCAAGGTGTCCCGCACCCGGGATGACTATGAGGCCCGCGTCATCCTCAAAGGCGCCAACTTCGACGAGGCCTACGCGGAAGCGCTGCGCGTCCAGGAGCAGGAGAACCTCGTCTTCGTCCACCCCTTCAACGATCCCCACGTCATCGCCGGCCAGGGCACCATCGGCCTGGAGCTTCTGGAGCAGATCCCCTTCGTGGACATGGTGCTGGTGCCCATCGGCGGCGGAGGGCTCATCTCCGGCATCGCCTGCGCCCTCAAGGAGACCAACCCCCGCATCCAGGTCATCGGCGTGCAGGCCGCCGCCGTGGCCAGCATGAAGTCCTCGCTGGAGGTGGGACAGGTAACGGAGCTGCCCGCCGGGGCCACCATCGCGGAGGGCATCTCGGTCCGCAAGCCGGGAGATCTCACCTTCCCCATGGTGCGCAAGTACGTGGACGAAATCGTCACCGTGGACGAGGAGGAGATCGCCAACGCCATCCTCCTGCTCCTGGAGCAGGAGAAGAGCGTGGTGGAGGGCGCGGGCGCGGTGGGGCTCGCCGCGCTCCTCAACGGCCATGTGCCCCGGGCCGTGGGACGCAACGTGGTGGTCCTCCTGTGCGGGGGCAACATCGACATGAACGTCATCAGCCGCATCATCGAGCGGGGCCTGGTGAAGGCCGGACGCCTGGTGCGGCTGGAGGTGAGCATGCCGGACCGGCCTGGCATGCTCGCCCGCCTCACGGCGCAGATTGCCGAGCAACGGGCCAACGTGGTGGAGATCCACCACAACCGGGCCTTCTCCAAGACGAGCCTGGGAGAAGCGATGGTGGGTTTGACGCTGGAGACCACCGGCCGGCCCCACATCCAGGAGCTGATCGCCGCCCTGGCCCGGCAAGGCTGGCAGGTCACCGAGGAGGCGTAA
- a CDS encoding peptidase MA family metallohydrolase — MSPHLLALLLAASPPPQRAQQLAQEKAWEELYLAYSTASPQDYPEAQRKAVAKPLLKGCEALVAGDAVMAYSLGERAVAFEETAPSLRCLARAALGTDQRGTAEEALRKGLERFPKEGAFGLELGKLLLEDKDGPGAIAALSRVPRGSAQAGMAKQLLQKAQSLSSEETQARAQAEDLERRLNGEQDSAGATARPAVARDEGETQATGLSYGSSLGADGMRTRVNRRFVVKYFNNNRDFRQRADYEGRIVSALDEAYEHTRTLLGEARESPVDVVLYTREEFRTHRGEAWANIAAGLYADQAIRINDAAELTQRTKATLVHEYVHAALDEICGGGHLLPTWLNEGLAEYVEWRYLGSDKPPRETADMLQAAARGGKLPTLARMSQNMLVLQANPALAYATSASAVRELINRGGAPKLLSLVRDVGRGTRFDEALQTHYGLNVAKLDEDVQAAASRR; from the coding sequence ATGAGCCCACACCTCCTCGCCCTCCTCCTTGCCGCCTCGCCCCCGCCCCAGCGAGCCCAGCAGCTGGCCCAGGAGAAGGCATGGGAAGAGCTGTACCTCGCCTACTCCACCGCCTCGCCTCAGGACTATCCCGAGGCCCAGCGCAAGGCCGTTGCCAAGCCCCTGCTGAAGGGGTGCGAGGCCCTGGTGGCCGGGGATGCGGTGATGGCGTACTCGCTGGGTGAGCGCGCCGTGGCCTTCGAGGAGACGGCCCCCAGCCTGCGGTGCCTGGCCCGTGCGGCGCTGGGAACGGATCAGCGCGGCACCGCCGAGGAAGCCCTGCGCAAGGGGCTGGAGCGGTTTCCCAAGGAGGGTGCCTTCGGCCTGGAGCTGGGCAAGCTGCTCCTCGAGGACAAGGACGGCCCAGGCGCCATCGCGGCGCTCTCCCGGGTGCCCCGGGGAAGCGCTCAGGCCGGCATGGCGAAGCAGTTGCTCCAGAAAGCCCAGAGCCTGTCCTCCGAGGAGACCCAGGCCCGCGCCCAGGCAGAGGATTTGGAGCGGCGCCTGAACGGGGAGCAGGACTCGGCCGGCGCCACGGCCCGGCCCGCGGTGGCCCGGGACGAGGGGGAGACCCAGGCCACGGGCCTCTCCTATGGCTCCAGCCTGGGCGCTGACGGCATGCGCACCCGCGTCAACCGGCGCTTCGTGGTGAAGTACTTCAACAACAACCGCGACTTCCGCCAGCGCGCCGACTACGAGGGCCGCATCGTCTCCGCGCTCGACGAGGCCTACGAGCACACCCGCACCCTGCTCGGCGAGGCGCGCGAGTCGCCCGTGGACGTCGTCCTCTACACGCGCGAGGAGTTCCGGACCCACCGCGGAGAGGCCTGGGCCAATATTGCCGCCGGGCTCTACGCGGATCAGGCCATCCGCATCAACGACGCGGCCGAGCTGACCCAGCGGACCAAGGCCACCCTCGTCCACGAGTACGTCCATGCCGCGCTGGATGAGATCTGCGGCGGCGGGCACCTGCTGCCCACCTGGCTCAACGAAGGTCTGGCCGAGTACGTCGAGTGGCGTTACCTCGGCTCCGATAAGCCCCCCCGGGAGACCGCCGACATGCTCCAGGCAGCGGCCCGGGGAGGCAAGCTGCCCACCCTGGCACGCATGTCCCAGAACATGCTGGTCCTCCAGGCCAACCCCGCCCTGGCCTACGCCACCTCTGCCTCCGCCGTCCGGGAACTGATCAACCGGGGGGGCGCTCCCAAGCTGCTCTCCCTCGTCCGGGACGTCGGCCGGGGTACCCGCTTCGACGAGGCCCTCCAGACGCACTACGGGTTGAACGTGGCCAAGCTGGACGAGGACGTCCAAGCCGCCGCCTCGCGCAGGTAG
- a CDS encoding molecular chaperone DnaJ codes for MEKGAQTPPDPTSAEMQSAWRRAEGGDVAGARREAHRILASSPSPEDRAQAEELLRRTRTPRSVYGFALLAVGILVLLVTLALSRY; via the coding sequence ATGGAGAAAGGCGCACAGACGCCCCCGGATCCCACCTCCGCCGAGATGCAGTCGGCCTGGAGGCGGGCCGAGGGAGGAGACGTCGCGGGCGCGCGCCGGGAGGCCCACCGCATCTTGGCGTCCTCCCCCTCCCCGGAAGACCGGGCCCAGGCCGAGGAGTTGCTGCGGAGGACCCGGACGCCCCGGTCGGTCTACGGATTTGCCCTCCTGGCCGTGGGAATCCTCGTGCTGCTCGTCACGCTGGCGCTCTCGCGCTATTAA
- a CDS encoding Glu/Leu/Phe/Val family dehydrogenase, with translation MNAIEETNYYFRKAARIMDVGTPIETLLATPLREVKVQVSIEMDSGEIRTFIGYRIQHDNSRGPMKGGLRFHPLLDQAECAAMASLMTWKTAVTNLPYGGAKGGITCDPSQLSLKELERLTRKYVDQVQDVIGPSRDIPAPDVNTNPQVMAWIMDQYSRYHGHSPAVVTGKPLELYGSKGREAATGRGLLYICREILRDVNLPMKGTRFAIQGFGNVGSHVARLLWEDGAVVVAVSDMLGGVRNPQGLDIASLFEHVQRSGTVTGYGGGMPCSHEEVLAADCEVLIPAALGHALNRENANAVRARLIVEGANGPTSPEADELLEKRGVLVVPDILANAGGVTVSYFEWVQNLQHLAWEEDRVNAELERTVKESYERVTQIARARKVSLRTAAFILAIGRVGKATVMRGI, from the coding sequence ATGAACGCCATCGAGGAGACCAACTACTACTTCCGCAAGGCCGCGCGCATCATGGACGTGGGGACCCCCATCGAGACGCTGCTCGCCACGCCGTTGCGCGAGGTGAAGGTGCAGGTCTCCATCGAGATGGACTCCGGGGAGATCCGCACCTTCATCGGCTACCGCATCCAGCACGACAACAGCCGGGGCCCCATGAAGGGCGGCCTGCGCTTCCATCCCCTGCTGGATCAAGCCGAGTGCGCCGCCATGGCCTCGCTGATGACCTGGAAGACGGCGGTGACCAACCTGCCCTACGGCGGCGCCAAGGGCGGCATCACCTGCGATCCCTCCCAGCTCAGCCTCAAGGAGCTGGAGCGGCTCACCCGCAAGTATGTGGATCAGGTGCAGGACGTCATCGGCCCCAGCCGGGACATCCCCGCACCGGACGTCAACACCAACCCCCAGGTGATGGCGTGGATCATGGATCAATACTCGCGCTACCACGGCCACTCGCCGGCGGTGGTGACGGGCAAGCCGCTGGAGCTCTACGGCTCCAAGGGCCGCGAGGCCGCTACGGGCCGGGGGCTGCTCTACATCTGCCGCGAGATTCTGCGGGATGTGAACCTGCCCATGAAGGGCACACGCTTCGCCATCCAGGGCTTCGGCAACGTGGGCAGCCACGTGGCGCGGCTGCTCTGGGAGGATGGGGCCGTGGTGGTGGCGGTCTCGGACATGCTCGGCGGCGTGCGCAACCCGCAGGGGCTGGACATCGCCAGCCTCTTCGAGCACGTGCAGCGCTCCGGCACCGTGACGGGCTACGGCGGCGGCATGCCCTGCTCGCACGAGGAGGTGCTGGCGGCCGACTGCGAGGTGCTCATCCCCGCGGCGCTCGGCCACGCGCTCAACCGGGAGAACGCCAACGCCGTGCGGGCGCGCCTCATCGTCGAGGGCGCCAACGGGCCTACCTCCCCCGAGGCGGATGAGCTGCTCGAAAAACGGGGCGTCCTCGTGGTGCCGGACATCCTGGCCAATGCGGGCGGCGTCACCGTCAGCTATTTCGAATGGGTGCAGAACCTCCAGCACCTGGCCTGGGAAGAAGACCGGGTCAACGCGGAGCTGGAGCGCACCGTGAAGGAGTCCTACGAGCGGGTGACGCAGATCGCCCGTGCCCGCAAGGTGTCGCTGCGCACCGCGGCCTTCATCCTCGCCATCGGCCGGGTGGGCAAGGCCACGGTGATGCGCGGTATCTGA
- a CDS encoding sigma-70 family RNA polymerase sigma factor, producing the protein MANGRKRTKGTVSRPRAKRPGATEPEAGASEEAEEGQSEAVDPESLEPAPEELAEADAEIEDLEAPSAPVRALVPAEDVGLARRDPLQAYMAEVTRHPLLKREEEHALAKQYQQTGDVRAAYRLVASNLRLVVKLAHEYHRNPLSLLDLVQEGNIGLMQAVKKYDPDRGVKLSSYAAWWIRAYILRYIMDNWKMVKLGTTEAQRKLFFKLRQEQDKLVAQGFEPNPKLLAERLNVTEQDVMEMDQRLGHDEVSIDAPVGDESRASRADRLLPSSAVGAEERLGNEELKELFRQKLAEFAQTLEGKERFIFESRLTADEPLTLQDIGDKYGVSRERARQIEAALINRMREFMRERIPDFDLVAVPKG; encoded by the coding sequence ATGGCGAATGGGAGGAAAAGAACCAAAGGAACGGTCTCCCGGCCCCGCGCAAAGCGGCCGGGAGCCACCGAGCCGGAGGCCGGGGCCTCCGAGGAGGCCGAGGAGGGGCAATCCGAGGCCGTGGACCCCGAATCCCTCGAACCCGCTCCCGAGGAGCTGGCCGAGGCAGACGCCGAAATCGAGGATTTGGAGGCGCCTTCAGCCCCGGTGAGGGCCCTGGTGCCCGCCGAGGACGTCGGGCTGGCGCGCAGGGATCCGCTCCAGGCCTACATGGCCGAGGTGACCCGGCACCCGTTGCTCAAACGGGAAGAGGAACACGCGCTTGCCAAGCAATACCAGCAAACCGGGGATGTGCGGGCGGCCTACCGGCTGGTGGCCTCGAACCTGCGGCTGGTGGTGAAGCTGGCCCACGAGTACCACCGCAACCCGCTGTCCCTATTGGATCTCGTCCAGGAGGGCAACATCGGGTTGATGCAGGCGGTGAAGAAGTACGACCCGGACCGGGGGGTGAAGCTCAGCTCCTATGCGGCTTGGTGGATCCGGGCCTACATCCTCCGCTACATCATGGACAACTGGAAGATGGTGAAGCTGGGGACCACGGAGGCCCAGCGGAAGCTCTTCTTCAAGCTGCGCCAGGAGCAGGACAAGCTCGTGGCGCAGGGGTTCGAGCCCAACCCCAAGCTGCTGGCCGAGCGTCTCAACGTCACCGAGCAGGACGTGATGGAGATGGATCAGCGGCTGGGACACGACGAGGTGTCCATCGATGCGCCCGTGGGGGACGAGAGCCGGGCCTCGCGCGCGGATCGCCTCCTGCCGTCCTCGGCGGTGGGGGCCGAGGAGCGCCTGGGCAATGAGGAGCTCAAGGAGCTGTTCCGGCAGAAGCTGGCCGAGTTCGCCCAGACGCTGGAGGGCAAGGAGCGCTTCATCTTCGAGAGCCGCCTCACCGCCGACGAGCCGCTCACCCTTCAGGACATTGGCGACAAGTACGGGGTGAGCCGCGAGCGCGCCCGGCAAATCGAAGCCGCGCTCATCAACCGGATGCGCGAGTTCATGCGGGAGCGCATCCCGGACTTTGATCTCGTGGCCGTGCCCAAGGGGTGA
- a CDS encoding beta-ketoacyl synthase N-terminal-like domain-containing protein → MRRVGIFGWGVVAPRSKNIEAFERNLSSAESWLSAFNGFGPDNFLVGMPEFDFAEYKPWIDARFPPGRFTQLEKKAGQPTRFAIGAFIQALQQNPGLEQELQALGIRTHVYVGTGLGDLPTIHDITLTLHRAQRRWDRFWAEPVRNSVLRQWQETREARPGLPPAPETVDVLERDEAEEAWWHYWASQSLELREYLAELKAIEGMGVEGDVESAKLAVIKEKRTRSAKLQKKWSTPEPPWNSVSANLLWNIHNAPAAQISMLGKFTGMTFAPVAACSSFGYGLKLAMDAIHRGDAKAVVLGMADPPPHPLTVGGFYNARVVAADATVSKPLTTLRGTHISGGAVMWIVGDLEHFTAKGFKPLGMEPITVGVSADADHIITPSQEGPSLAIHEALANAHCSPAQMGSWDLHATATPGDFLEVQTLRGLFPESVLVTARKGTFGHGMAVGGGWELTAQYLGYARGNLFPTPLRESELNPEIGKVHGRFVYDNGAVAPEGFAGKLSMGVGGINACIISRPWR, encoded by the coding sequence GTGCGCAGAGTGGGAATCTTCGGCTGGGGTGTTGTGGCGCCTCGCTCCAAGAACATCGAGGCTTTCGAGCGAAACCTGTCATCCGCCGAGAGCTGGCTGTCGGCGTTCAATGGCTTCGGCCCGGACAACTTCCTCGTCGGGATGCCCGAGTTCGACTTCGCCGAATACAAGCCCTGGATCGACGCGCGCTTTCCTCCGGGCCGCTTCACGCAGCTCGAAAAGAAGGCAGGCCAGCCCACCCGCTTCGCCATCGGGGCCTTCATCCAGGCCCTCCAGCAGAACCCAGGCCTCGAGCAGGAACTGCAGGCGCTGGGCATCCGCACCCATGTCTACGTCGGCACCGGCCTGGGCGACCTTCCCACCATCCACGACATCACCCTGACCCTGCACCGGGCCCAGCGGCGGTGGGACCGCTTCTGGGCGGAGCCCGTCCGCAACTCGGTGCTGCGACAATGGCAGGAGACCCGGGAGGCCCGGCCGGGCCTGCCGCCCGCGCCCGAGACGGTGGATGTGCTGGAGCGGGACGAGGCCGAGGAAGCCTGGTGGCACTACTGGGCCAGCCAGTCCCTGGAGCTGCGGGAGTACCTGGCCGAGCTGAAGGCGATTGAAGGCATGGGCGTGGAAGGCGACGTGGAGTCCGCCAAGCTCGCCGTCATCAAGGAGAAGCGCACCCGCAGCGCCAAGCTCCAGAAGAAGTGGTCCACCCCCGAGCCCCCGTGGAATTCGGTCTCCGCCAACCTCCTGTGGAACATCCACAACGCCCCGGCGGCGCAGATCTCCATGCTGGGCAAGTTCACCGGCATGACGTTCGCGCCGGTGGCGGCCTGCTCCTCGTTTGGCTACGGGCTGAAGCTGGCGATGGATGCCATCCACCGGGGCGACGCCAAGGCGGTGGTGCTGGGCATGGCGGACCCGCCGCCGCATCCGCTCACCGTGGGCGGCTTCTACAACGCCCGCGTCGTGGCCGCGGATGCCACTGTCTCCAAGCCCCTCACCACCCTGCGCGGCACGCACATCTCGGGCGGCGCGGTGATGTGGATCGTCGGCGACCTGGAGCACTTCACCGCCAAGGGCTTCAAGCCCCTGGGCATGGAGCCCATCACCGTGGGCGTCTCCGCGGACGCCGACCACATCATCACCCCGTCTCAAGAAGGCCCCAGCCTGGCCATCCACGAGGCCCTCGCCAACGCGCACTGCAGCCCGGCCCAGATGGGCAGTTGGGATCTCCACGCCACCGCCACCCCCGGGGACTTCCTGGAGGTCCAGACGCTGCGCGGCCTGTTTCCCGAGTCGGTGCTCGTCACGGCCCGCAAGGGCACGTTCGGCCATGGCATGGCCGTGGGCGGCGGCTGGGAGCTGACGGCCCAGTACCTGGGCTACGCGCGGGGAAACCTCTTCCCCACCCCGCTCCGAGAGTCCGAGCTGAACCCGGAGATCGGCAAGGTGCACGGCCGTTTCGTGTACGACAACGGGGCCGTTGCCCCCGAGGGTTTCGCCGGCAAGCTCTCCATGGGCGTGGGCGGCATCAACGCCTGCATCATCTCCCGCCCCTGGCGGTGA
- a CDS encoding DEAD/DEAH box helicase, producing the protein MSDIPQDPTVSGTPETEAPSRPAEYVADVSFEDLHLSEPLRRAIAERGYTHPTPVQAKAFQPAMEGRDLIVRSKTGTGKTAAFGLPLLEKIPADERRVRALILCPTRELALQVAEELRELGKYKGVKVAAIYGGASMKQQEDALEEGTPIIVGTPGRVFDHIGRGNLKLDGCDHAVLDEADEMLNQGFYEEVTRILDRLPKNRQVLLFSATVPTDIQNLIARYTTNAETLLLSGDVFTVEHIHHIRYDVSDAFPKPRNLIYVLEKTEPPNAIIFCNTRDDTALVTAVLNRNGFDAELLNGDLPQKERERVMGKVKRGEVAFMVATDIAARGIDISGLEYVINYSLPEDPAVYLHRVGRTGRIGNKGTAINLFSGRELATYTTLEKKYGIKFDKQEMPAPEEAMRLWTERHVRELREGASGTVFEGFLPLAAQLKQRSDADDLVAFLLKYFFSHLRMEKAQAVQEPERREIPERKPEGRREGREGREGREGREGRKDRERGRDRERGDRERAPRTEHTERHARPPRRDEPRRSAGPSLEAGPGEAKLWVNLGTADGLGPGSIATAMEDAGAPVGKVVRAELRPTFAYVFVAEEDSTAFEALNGKQHGTKTLRVEKSRPRSERPEGAPRPAPSPDAGPGEVKLWTNLGMDDGLDEAKFTAALEAAGAPTGKVLKVILRPTYGYAYVAEADAPSFDGLNGKQHGEKALKVERHRPRGAREDRRRERREDPPEVPGQTRLWVNLGKQDGLDDAGLTAALEGAGAPTGKVARIDLRPTYAYVFVADEDADAFEGTHGKQHGEKTIKLERAKKR; encoded by the coding sequence ATGAGCGACATTCCTCAAGACCCGACCGTATCGGGCACCCCTGAGACTGAGGCACCGAGCCGTCCGGCCGAGTACGTCGCGGACGTCAGCTTCGAGGACCTCCATCTCTCCGAACCCCTCCGGCGTGCCATTGCCGAACGGGGCTATACCCACCCCACCCCCGTGCAGGCCAAGGCCTTCCAGCCTGCCATGGAGGGCAGGGACCTGATCGTCCGCAGCAAGACAGGCACGGGCAAGACAGCCGCTTTCGGACTGCCCCTGCTGGAGAAAATCCCCGCCGACGAGCGGCGGGTGCGAGCCCTCATCCTCTGTCCCACGCGCGAGCTGGCCCTGCAGGTGGCCGAAGAGCTGCGGGAGCTCGGCAAGTACAAGGGCGTCAAGGTCGCGGCCATCTATGGTGGCGCCTCCATGAAGCAGCAGGAGGATGCGCTGGAAGAGGGCACGCCCATCATCGTCGGCACGCCCGGGCGCGTCTTCGACCACATCGGCCGCGGCAACCTCAAGCTGGACGGGTGCGACCACGCGGTGCTGGACGAGGCCGACGAGATGCTCAACCAGGGCTTTTACGAGGAAGTCACGCGCATCCTCGACAGGCTTCCGAAGAACCGGCAGGTGCTGCTCTTCAGCGCCACGGTGCCCACGGACATCCAGAACCTCATCGCCCGCTACACCACCAACGCCGAGACGCTGCTGTTGTCCGGCGACGTGTTCACCGTCGAGCACATCCACCACATCCGCTACGACGTCTCGGATGCCTTCCCCAAGCCGCGAAACCTCATCTACGTGCTGGAGAAGACAGAGCCACCCAACGCCATCATCTTCTGCAACACGCGGGATGACACGGCGCTGGTGACGGCGGTGCTCAACCGCAACGGCTTCGACGCGGAGCTGCTCAACGGGGACCTGCCGCAGAAGGAGCGCGAGCGGGTCATGGGCAAGGTGAAGCGAGGAGAGGTGGCCTTCATGGTGGCCACGGACATCGCCGCGCGCGGCATCGACATCTCCGGGCTGGAGTACGTCATCAATTACTCGCTGCCCGAGGATCCGGCCGTGTACCTGCACCGGGTGGGCCGCACCGGCCGCATCGGCAACAAGGGCACCGCCATCAACCTCTTCTCCGGCCGCGAACTGGCCACGTACACCACGCTGGAGAAGAAGTACGGCATCAAGTTCGACAAGCAGGAGATGCCCGCCCCCGAGGAGGCGATGCGCCTGTGGACCGAGCGCCACGTGCGCGAGCTGCGCGAGGGGGCCTCTGGCACCGTCTTCGAGGGCTTCCTGCCCCTGGCCGCCCAGCTCAAGCAGCGCTCGGACGCCGATGATCTCGTCGCGTTCCTGCTCAAGTACTTCTTCAGCCACCTGCGCATGGAGAAGGCCCAGGCGGTGCAAGAGCCCGAGCGCCGGGAGATCCCCGAGCGCAAGCCCGAAGGCCGGCGCGAGGGACGTGAAGGGCGTGAGGGACGCGAAGGGCGCGAAGGCCGCAAGGATCGCGAGCGGGGAAGAGACCGCGAGCGGGGCGACCGGGAGCGCGCTCCCCGCACCGAGCACACCGAGCGGCACGCCCGTCCTCCTCGCAGGGATGAGCCCCGGCGCAGCGCGGGCCCGTCGCTGGAGGCAGGCCCGGGCGAGGCCAAGCTGTGGGTGAACCTGGGCACCGCGGATGGCCTGGGGCCCGGCAGCATCGCCACGGCCATGGAGGATGCGGGGGCCCCCGTGGGCAAGGTGGTGCGCGCGGAGCTGCGGCCCACGTTCGCCTACGTCTTCGTCGCTGAGGAGGACTCCACCGCCTTCGAGGCCCTCAACGGCAAGCAGCACGGCACCAAGACGCTGCGGGTGGAGAAGAGCCGTCCCCGCAGCGAGCGCCCCGAGGGCGCGCCGCGTCCCGCCCCCTCGCCCGACGCCGGTCCTGGCGAGGTGAAGCTGTGGACCAACCTGGGCATGGACGATGGCCTGGACGAGGCGAAGTTCACCGCCGCGCTGGAGGCCGCGGGGGCTCCCACCGGCAAGGTGCTCAAGGTCATCCTCCGCCCCACGTACGGCTACGCCTACGTGGCGGAGGCGGACGCCCCCTCCTTCGATGGCCTCAACGGCAAGCAGCACGGTGAGAAGGCCCTCAAGGTGGAGCGTCACCGGCCCCGCGGCGCGCGCGAGGACCGGCGCCGCGAGCGCCGGGAGGATCCGCCCGAGGTGCCTGGACAGACCCGCTTGTGGGTGAACCTGGGCAAGCAGGATGGACTCGACGACGCGGGCCTCACCGCCGCGCTCGAGGGCGCGGGGGCCCCCACCGGCAAGGTGGCCCGGATCGATCTCCGGCCGACCTACGCCTACGTCTTCGTCGCCGACGAGGACGCCGATGCCTTCGAGGGCACCCACGGCAAGCAGCACGGCGAGAAGACCATCAAGCTTGAACGTGCGAAGAAGCGCTAA
- a CDS encoding DUF4159 domain-containing protein — MTARRVTRRNLLLGTAALGTLLARRASAFGEKSRFIPAVARHGGTWDTRLSGLRRIAWELQRRTSVEVLPEARPFELSSPELFEYPFLYFGGEGSFPPLKAAEVENLRRYLTFGGFMLADANDGSDGDGFDASFRRELARILPQSPLTDVPSAHVVFKSFFLLDAAPGRLLNKPQMMAATLGKRAAVMYSQNDLAGAWSRGEGGDYEFDVTPGGEPQRELAVRVGINLLMYALCLDYKDDAVHLPLILNKRR; from the coding sequence ATGACCGCGCGGCGCGTAACCCGTCGAAACCTCCTGCTCGGCACGGCCGCGCTCGGCACCCTCCTGGCGCGCCGGGCCTCGGCCTTCGGTGAGAAGAGCCGCTTCATTCCCGCGGTGGCCCGGCACGGTGGCACCTGGGACACGCGGCTGTCCGGGCTGCGCCGGATCGCCTGGGAGCTCCAACGGCGCACCTCCGTGGAGGTGTTGCCCGAGGCGCGCCCCTTCGAGCTGAGCAGCCCCGAGCTCTTCGAGTACCCCTTCCTGTACTTCGGAGGGGAGGGCTCCTTTCCTCCGCTGAAGGCCGCGGAGGTGGAGAACCTCCGGCGCTACCTCACCTTCGGGGGGTTCATGCTGGCGGATGCCAACGATGGCAGCGATGGGGACGGCTTCGATGCCAGCTTCCGCCGCGAGCTGGCGCGCATCCTGCCCCAGAGCCCCCTGACGGACGTGCCCTCCGCCCATGTCGTCTTCAAGAGCTTCTTCCTGCTGGACGCGGCACCCGGCCGGCTCCTCAACAAGCCGCAGATGATGGCTGCCACGCTCGGCAAGCGCGCCGCGGTGATGTACTCGCAGAACGATCTGGCGGGGGCCTGGAGCCGGGGGGAGGGCGGCGATTACGAGTTCGACGTCACGCCCGGCGGGGAGCCGCAGCGCGAGCTGGCCGTCCGCGTGGGCATCAATCTGCTCATGTATGCCCTCTGCTTGGATTACAAGGACGATGCCGTCCACCTGCCCCTCATCCTCAACAAGCGGCGCTGA